A stretch of DNA from Anopheles nili chromosome 2, idAnoNiliSN_F5_01, whole genome shotgun sequence:
ttCACTCACACCGACGGGTGGTACGGGACCGTGAGAGCGTAGTCCCGATCGACCAACACCGGCTCTCTGGGCTGCACCTGCCGCCTTTTCCCACGGATCGGATCGGTTTCGGTCCGGCGATCGGCACGTCATCGGAGCTCCTGCGTGGCTTTTCTGCGCTGGCGTGACGGAACATGGTGCGATGGGGTGGCGTATCCCCTCCACTCCACACGTATCCCACGGCTCGGGTGCCCGGGGGgctgtgttgtttttctcatttttttatcagaGCTGTTTGTTgggcgcctttttttgcttctttttcgatCGTTCGCCCCACCATCGTTTACAGTCCCATCGTCGACTTCTGGCGCACGTACGATcacgtcccccccccccaccccacccggtgatcgtgcgtgtgtgcgtggatgCTTTTATCGTGCATTGCAAAATTGACCGATCTTCCCCCGCCGCCGTATCCTCCTCTTACCAGCGCCTGTGGGGTTGCGAAGGGGAGCAAATGAAGATCGTAAAGCGAAGCACGAGATCGGAAGATTTCGCGCCTGCAggatgggtggggggggggggaggggagagaaGAGACTGCAGGAAAGGGTAACTTGATCGTGAATCATAATAAACACGCGCGGCTGCCGTTGGGTTGTCTGCTTTTCATTGATGAATCGCCCTCACGGCATCGgatgggggttttcttttgctcgctttcttcTTGGGCTTCTTATCGGAAACCTTCCCTCCATCTCCTTCTGGGCGGGGTGAGAAGGACTCGAGCGCATTCGTAGCACGCGTTCGATGGCAGGCGCCATGTTCGAGATGcaaatgtttaaattattgCGCCGTTTGTTAGGACGCTTGAATTTGCCGCCGTCTTTTTCGTTGTGTACAATTACCAATTGTTTGTCGAAAGGCAACAATTCGTTGCTAGCCGTTTGACCGGTTGGATGGGATGCTTTTTTGTAAGCAAACTGTTCagttttttattctttgtttttttaaatcgctTCATTCGCCCTTCAACGGAAATCAAAAAAGATGCCGTTCTGTTTTCCCTTGCATCGTTTATCATTTTgcagatgtgtttttttgcttccaacaTCATTTTTAAGGGACTTTTTCTGAAGCAAAAGTTACCTTGTCTCAAGATTACCTCCCTAGGTTGAATGCAAAAGCTTAAACAACCCCTACCCTTATATTCGAGGCTAAGACTATTTTCGTGCGCTTTTCCCCTACGCGCAGGGCTCTCCCTATCACCGGCACCACATGCTGGCATGCACATTAGACACACTTCTCAGGGCCGTTCCCGTGCCTAAGCGCCACCCCAATCGCACCTTGACTTTCGCGTGCACGCTTGCCCTCGGATGCACCCGGGAATGTAACGGAAATTCGTCGAACCCCTTTGCCACGAGACCAGGGGCGCTCTATGCACACGCTGGTAGCTAGGGTGAGGCCAAGGAACTGCTGCTTCGCTTGCAAAGGGAAGAAATTTTCCCTAGTTTTAAGAGCATTTCTTGTGCAACGAGGGTCAGTCGTCCGGAGGCACGCCAGACGTCCAAAAACCGCAGCCAATGAAATATTCAAGCATTTACGCTTTGATGCAATCGTCACTGCGACATTGAAGGAAATTTAATGCGACTTTTCTGTTCAAATGCCGGCTGGTAAAGCCAACTCcaggtgtttatttttccattcaaatgcAAACGCAACTCGGCAAAAGAACTAGCGATCGACGATCATCAATACCCACCATTGAGTCCTTCTAAACGTCACGTCACTACATTGCTCGAGCTTATCTTCCACCAGTGTCGAAAGTGGCGATTAAATACCTCCACACTCACGCCTCGTACGTTCTCAGCCACGAACTTCATcggaacgcacgcacgcttcTGAATTCCTTCAATCGAAAGAGCGCGTGCTGTCGTCATAACCCACCCCCAGCTCGTGGTACGCGACATTCGCTCACTACGCCCAGCCCTTTCGACCACCCACTCCATTGTGGTGCCTCGTGCCAGCCTCGTGCCCTCGAGATGCGGATCTCGTGGCACGTTCCGTGACGACGAAGCAGGAGCAAGTGAGAGACCGAACTCGCTAGTGATAGTGACCTTTGGGTGAACGCACCGCCGGAAATAGAGGAAAAGGGAATCTCCAACCCCGACTCGCGCAttatccatccatccggttCGATCGCCATTAATCGCTGTGTCTGGCGCCGGTGCGTTTACCGAACCGGCTCCAGGGATCCGGACTCCCCACCGATAAGGCACCCCAcgattggtggtggtggcgcatTCGCGAACCTTTTAGCGCAACGGtttccggaaccggaatcgaAAAAGGGCGATCTCACTTACCACGAGCtcagcgcgcgctcgcgcgcgccttcacacacgcgcgagggcatgaaaaaaggaagaaaaaccccctgGTCCGGGTCTGGTTGGCTCTGGTCGATGAAAACGGGAAGCTCGTGTCAAGCACGCTCTTGGAAAGGGGGTTGAATCGAAGCCAAACGGTTCCCACCGTTTTCGCTCAACGATCGGAAACCCCGAGCTCAGGTCCAGGCCCTTTCGGTCCAGGTTCCAGAGACCCTCTCGAGATGATCTCCCTGTCCTCGTGTGGCCGTGGTCTCGGCGCCCAAGGGGGCAAGCAGTCCCAAGcaaagcgtgcgcgcgcgcgcgagcccaAGTTTTGGCCTGTGCcacatgtgtgtatgtatgtgcgcCGGGTCTGTGGCACTTCCCGCGGTTCGCTTTCGCCCTGCTGGTTGACTCACGAAGAAGCCGCCAGTAAGACGTACCATGGaagaggagggaggggggagggggagatgATGGCAAAGAAGCAACCGGAACGAGTCCCAGGTCTGGGGTGGGTAgggtggcgaaagaaaaacagcgcaCAAACTGATACGAAAAATAAGGTTCGCTCCCACGGTCGGAGTCGCGCCGCGTGCGCACAaaccatcgcacacacacacacacggggttgAGCACGCGGATACGGTTTTGTAGGGATTCGACTAGGCGCCCCTGTGAGCGcgtgcgagagagtgagagagagagagagagagagagagcgcatcGCACACGTCCGGCCGAGCCGCGAAGACCCGTGCGCGCTTTTCCAgggtgtgtgcgagagcgagaacgcACGAGCAACTGATACATATATTTCCCTCGTCCTTTACCacccaaacccaacccaaaaccacccagaGACCCCAGAAGACCAGCAGCCAGCGCCGCTTCCAACGGCTGCGGGCTGACGGTTTGttgccgtctcgctcgcacccatGCATCGTGGCACGCATGCATGCAATGCACACATTCACGTCTGGGTTGGCCCGTCCCCGGGCCCTTCGCACCACGCCAGCCAACTTCCCTTCTCTCCTCTCCTTCTCCTTTCACCCTTCCCTAGATGGTCCCACAAACGACGGACccgtgcgaacgaacgagcgtaGAATGAGAGGGACCCAAACATAAAAGCGACAGATGGTTGCGATCATATATACGCACATTTGCAGGTGGTGCCGCTGCCAGCGTGTGGGAACGGCGATGCGAGCGAGTTTCCCACGGATCCGAAGCGAACTGAGAAAGGGATCGTCCGTCACCGCCTCGCACCCGCCGCCGGCCCACAAACCGGCCCGGCCATATATAAAGCGGTGGGGTCGGAAAAAGGCCACATCATTCTGAACGTTCGAGCCGAGCGAGCAACACACGCACGTTTGAGCAGGCTGGTTTCGcgtatttttgcatttttgcgcGCAGCTACGTAGGCTTCGGAGAGcatataaacacacacacgactgACGGTCGACGAAAGGACTCCGTAACGCGGGAGTTTGCAgttatttgttgttgttgtgcccGCGATCTTGATCTCTCGTGACAAAGTGGTCGAAAGAAGTGGTCGACGTGCAGCAGAGTGCAGTTTCGAAGACGAGCGCGTCCCAGTGAAAGTGCACAAAACCCCACACAAAGAACAGAAACATGGATTACGCAAACATGGTGTCGGAATCGGCGGGTCTCAATGGCAAGCTGTCGGCCTCGCTGGAACCACTATCCCGGACGTACCAGTACCGGAAGGTGATGAAGCCGATGTTGGAGCGCAAACGGCGCGCCCGGATTAACCGCTGCCTGGACGAGTTGAAGGAGCTGATGGTGTCGGCGTTGCAGTCTGAGGGCGAGAATGTGGCCAAACTCGAGAAAGCCGACATTCTGGAGCTGACGGTGCGTCACCTGCACAAATTGCGCCGCCAACAGCGTCTGGCCGCCAATCCAGTGCTCGATGCCGATCGTTTCCGGGCCGGATTCACGCATGCAGCTAACGAGGTGTCGCGGTGTCTCGCCTCAACGCCGGGTGTTGATATTAAGCTCGGTACGAAGCTGATGACCCACCTCGGACACCGGCTAAACGATCTCGACAAAGTGTCCCCACTGACCGTGCACGTGGAATCATCATCCTCGGGCGCAGGATCTGTCGGACCGACTCGTAGTCCTTCGGCATCACCACCGATTTCGCCTTTCTCCGGAGCCTCATCCGCTTCCGGCGATGGACCGCTTGGCTACGCAATGCCACTGACTCCCCAGTCCTACCGCAGTGAGGAGTCGGGCTTGTTGGCGCCCTCCACCACCCCCTCACCCGACCCGAGCGAGTGCGAGGAGCAACTCCACCATCACACCGGTGGTCTGCTCAAGATGCAGCAGTCGGGCGAGTCCGTCTGGCGGCCGTGGTAGAAGCACTCGACTGGCGCTGGCCCCGAAAGTAAAAACATGGAAAGGATACCAAATTCTTCAATCCAACGATCTCACTGGAAAGAGGGCGGAAGCAAGGTGCGCCAAGGAGCGATAGGAGGCAGTTTTAACGTTTGAACGGTGTGCAGCTTTAACTAGTGTTTAGGGAAGGTAGCTTAGCTTTAGTTCGTTCGCTTAGAACGGGCTCGGTTTACTTAGGCCAGTGCTGGAGGGCGTCGCGGTTGTTGAGTTGAGTTTGTTGAAGGCAGCCCCGGGAACAGATTCATTgtgatattaatttttttttgtttaactaTGCATTTAGCGGGCGCTCGCGAGGAGCGCCCGAACAACACGAAGGCCCAGTTTAGGTGGTAGGCAGAAGCGAACAAAAGACTTAAGCGAGTCGGCAGGAAGCGGGAAGGAGTATGTTTTTTTACTGCTTATTGTTAGAGTTTTAGTTTAAAAATTGCAAAGATTTCACTTCGCACCGGCGCCGGGTCGCGTGCCGGAGACGATGCAATTTCTGTGATTTCAAACGCTAGAGACAAGGACACGAACAAATCAAAAAACCAAGTGCGGCCTGCGTGCCGCGAGATCGCAGCTTAACGATACTGATCAATCGTAAAAGACtaaaatgtagcaaaaatacATTGCCCAAAATGATTCatacaaaacataaatttccactgttgttcaattatttattacggGGCGGAAAAGGATCCGAAACGCACGTGGTTTTGTGACGAAATCGTATCGCAAGGCGGGAAAAAACGGAATGGCCCTTTCTTCCGGCATTTAACTGCCAAACTGGAAgtatgttcttttttctttgaattcctttttgcttccccgACCGACCGAGTGGAGGAAGGTATGTTGCGTAAAACATCCGTCCTGAAAGGGTTCGGGTGAACAAGAGCAGATGAAGGGGTTCGAATTCATTCACTGTTTCAGAAACGAGCGTATGAATTGCGTGTTAAATTCTTTATACGTACCCTCTTCCTTGtaggagagcttttttttctctcaacgGAATGCCTTTTTACGAGtgtcacgcaaaaaaaaacaacattcctCAACGGAAACTCCGTTTTTCCCTTCAATTTTCGCAAGAGAGCTTCGGCAACATGTTTTATCGTTTTGATCGTTTTGCTGTCAAAGCTTTCAAACTCATCGCTGTGCTGGTTTATAGCAAGTATGCAACGAGCTTTTGGACGAAGCATAATGCAGTTTGTCGTTAAAAAGCTTATGCTTGAGCATTGTATATGTTGAGTAAATGCATAATGTTGTTTTAGATTTAAATTAAGGACATCATAGGCCAAACATGGATCAACATTTCAGACACAACTGAGCGAAGTAAGACGTTCGAAGAGGGATTAGTTGCAGATTAGTTGCAAATACGTGGTCTAATATCGATTACTATTTCGATGTAAATGGTCGACTGATGCTAATGTTGCTATAACAGCGTGTAATGAAGAAAGGTGCCGAGGTCGCGCCACCTGAACGctaggggtggaaaatttgttaaCCAAATGTTAACAGCGAACCGTTGGTTTCCGTTCTCCACAGGGCCAGTGGGAGGAAGCTTTGAAGTGGGAGAGCACCCTATCCTTTGATAAGGCAATGAGAAAACAAGGGTGAGAGGTTCCAACTGTCAGAGCGTAAATATTCCACCGCGTGAGCGTGAGTTCAGCGAGGCAGAAAAAGGCGCGCGTTCGCCGAgacggatgggttttgtgtgtgtgttttttttgtgcgccttACAGCGAGGTCTCCTTTCGGTGTTGGAGTGTCCAGTGGATGGCGTTTTTACGTCAGCGGGTCACTGTTACGGTTGGGAGCACTCCAGAATCTTCCCACGCGATAATGGGGTGGAGAAGTGTACCCAAGAACCGGTGTAATAAAGCGAACCGAAGCGTGGCTATTTCAAAGCGTACACTTCCTTTCCAATACCGCTTAATGAGCGGACCTAGCATTAGGCAGATTACTGAAACAATTGTTGTGGGGCCATTGTTGCTCGCCCGCTCAAGTGGAGGAATTTGATGTAGAATTCCACCCTTACATTTGACAACCCTTCCCAGGGCGACGTCGAACGCGGACGACGACGGTCATTGGCACGCCAGGGCAAAGTTTAGTCCGGCGCTCTCGTCGGTCAGAGTCGTTGACATTCCAGGTTTATTTTTGCCGCCATTCTCTCCCGTCTGGTCCTGCAGGACACACCACGGCACAACGGGAACCTCCCCCAGAGGCCGTCGAGTCAGTCGATCACCGTGTCAGAATGAGCGTCTTCGCTGCGGAGTGGCGAGCCGTCGTTGTCCTTTTCGCGTCCTTACGCGTCATGCAGCGACCATTGAACTGTGCTGACCGATTGCTGGCAGACGGGTTCGGTGGGGCAGCagtccaaaaaaaagggaaaacgtaTTTAAAACCTGCATTTGGGAGCGAACACCGCACTTCTAGAGCAAAAGGGGAAAGAAACCCCTACgcgaagcaacagcagcagacggagcaaaataaaacaactccCGCTCTGCGCGCGCTGCCACCTGTAAATGATGGGGTGTTGGAGGGATGGGGAGAAGGGGTCGGCTTGGGGTGTGGAGAGagttttttgatcatttttctctctcaatgTCTCTCGATTACCTGCCAGCCGCCAGGATCTGCTCACATTTCCTTCGCCCCCAGCACTATGGTCTGTGGAGGCGTGAAATTAAGGATTAAAGGACTCTTGTTTTAGAACATTGTAGCCATTTTCACATGGTCATAATTATGCTGCAATTTTGATCGGTTTTTATAATGGAAATAAAGCACCTATTAAAAGAAACAGCTTCAATGATTAACCTCTTGAAAATCTCGCTCATAACTATTGGTTTTTTAAGACTGTAGAAGATACGAAAAAGACTTCTTTTACCTATGGTAACTTCCTCCATGGACTCGTTTTATGCCTTCTCCTCTACACAAATAGAAATTTGATCCCACTGTGCCAGGGGAGTGTGATGTCTAACAAGAGAACCAGATAGCGACCCAGAAGCACAAGTAGATTGGCCCCTAGAGAAGAGCGAGCGACTGCTTACTGAAGCGTGACTTTCCTCGCCACCGAATTCGCATTTTCCTTGGAtaattttccccctttttccctGGTCGAGTTCGCTCGCGCCcgcacgctctctctcgttctcacgCTCGTTCTCACGGGGCGCAGAAAGGCGAACCAGACTGACGGTGCTTCGGTGCGTGCCGTTTcagtttattttcaacagtACCGAAAGCAAAATATACATGCTGCGAGCCCGACTGCTCCAACTGGGATTACAGTGAAGGTCTGCGAGCGCCAGACGTTTGTGGGTTGTGAAGGAAAAAGTGGACGAGTGGTGAGGCGAAACCGCCCGTGTTGCAGTGCGTGCAAGTTCCTACACCTGATTACATGCACCCGTTTTGCTTGAATTTGTGGATGCATTTACGAGGCGTGAAACGTTCGATAATACCGTCTAGCAACGGCTTAACCCGTTCGCGGTCGATAGGATAGGACACGCCAAGTGCGGTGGAATTTTCTTCGAAGTGGAAATTACGCCGACGCGCCATGCTGGAGCTGTgcggaaaaatgggaaaatcgaCCGCGAATGTCGgcacggaaaaacaacaacaacacttgCAGAAAATGCACTCCACTTGCACTAAAAGGCccatcggtggtggcagcAGGGAAACAAAGGACGATAATAGTTGGCCCATGTTCGTGTTCCATTATCGTAGTGACGCATTCGCGGGTCCTGGCAATGGCAGGACCTCAGCCAAATCGTCCAGCCAGCGCCACAAAGCGAGGTGGTCGTGTGTGAATTTTTGATGCTCATAAAATCAATACCGAGCATGGAGATCTTGGAGATAGGGAgctgaaaattgattttatctcaATTCGTGCTCCCACGGCACACGGCAGGACAAcgaacgcgcacacactcacacacagcggcacgcacgcacggacaAAGCCACCCGATGTGAGCGCGTGAGCGAGCGAATGGTCATCGGTGAGCGGGAAATTGTGCGCGTTTTTCCGAGCaggagagagtgtgtgtgtgtgtttgagagagagagagagagagagagagagagagagagagagcaggcGCCGCTGATGGCGAtggagcgaaaagcgaaagaaatgcTGTATTTTCGCGTGGTGCACACTATCCCTTGTATAACATTAGCCCTGGTTTTTTGGGAGGGGAGTGGGTGGCTAGTAAACTTTGGGGAGCTAATCTGCGCCGATAAAGACGGCTCATTTGGGACGTTTTTCATGTCAGGTGTTTGTCTGTTCTTACGGGCTAGTTAACAGGCTTTTAGGGCGGAAAGACAGGCATAAACCGATCGTGCAATAGGTGACGACGTGCGAGTCTTTTAACTGCGAACTAGAATCCAGTTCTTCGACCTGGCTGCGTTCTCCGCCTGGACGGGAGGGggagatttttcttttttctcgaccAACCGAAATCTCCCATTCGCAGATTGCAGTTGCGATTCTCGGTTGGCCGCATTTCTCTGCCCTCGAGGGTGCTGGAATGCTGCCGCTCGCATCCGGTGCGAAGGAAGCgccagcgggaaaatggaggAAGTTTCCATCGGAAAAGCCGCACCTCGTGAGGAGGAAATTCGACGTTTGGATTCCGTCGGATGTGCGCGACTTCACCCGACCCCACGGTGGCCGCCAAATTGTGCAATTTCCTTACGCGATTGATTCAATTCAACAACCGCGGAGATCGCGAGGCGGGATTGGGAAAGCGCAAAAAAGAAGTTaaatacgcacacacgctgggGATGATTCTATGCTTGCGAATAAACCGAACACCAGACGGAGGGACATTAAATACTCTCATCAACCGATTTAGCGCGGTGAGGCAAGCCGCTGGCGACATACAGTATAAAtagaattttctttttcgcgtacggaacaagaaaaaacaacggaCGGAAACAACGCAATGTCGTGGGAAATCGTGAAAATGGCGCGGAGCGGTGGCGATGGGTGGGATGATGAGACGACACGGTGGACACGGTGGACGATGCGTGTTGTTATATTTAGACAACCCCGAAAGTGGTGAATAATCTCTCCGATTCGCCGGAGTACGTGGAGCTGGCACGAGCAGGAAACCGTGCCATGAACTGAACCCACGAGCGGACGGAGTTCGAGATCAATTGCACTGATGCTGGACGTGCGCTGACCAGGCGCTAGCATCGACTTAGATCTGCGTGCGGAGTTGATGTGTAGCCTGTCTGCTTCGAGCCGTGTGACATTTAGACGCACATGAGGCACGATTTCTTCTATTTTCGGGTGTCAAAGACATCGGCATCGAACGAGACATGAGTTTGGGTTTGTGGGAAAAggtatttttatgatttcctTCACCAAAGTCGCCACGCCAGCACGCGTCGCTCACCGGAGCCTTTAGAATTCCCATCGGTCGAAACGTGGAAAACGCGAAATACAGTCAAAAGTATGCGCTCATCTCGATGTCAAAAATTGTCACCGATCGGAGGTAGTCTTCTTCTACCACTAATACTATGGTTGCCACTAGCACTAACCGCTGCGTAGTGTGCGCGGGATCTGGCGTATTTAGCGTTGATGTCATTTCGGGTGATTTCCCAAGGTCTCTTGCCAGTCCCACCGTCAGTGGGTCACCCTTACGTCCGCGCTTGAGGGTAGTGTTCCTTGGGAAGGAAACACTACGCCACCAGTGCACCAAGCACCAGAACAAGTGTCCAATTCAACTCCAAAAAAGCATCCGAGAGACTTAAGCGAGAGCGCCGTATCCTGCCAAAAACCGCTCTCGTGCTCTcgcttgcgtgcgtgtgtgcgagagccatgtgcatgtgtgaaTGCGTTGGGCGAAAGGAAATTCCTGGTGTGTTTTGTGACCTCCCACCCCGTggccgtgtatgtgtgtgtctatgTGTGTAGTACGCCTTGCCAGCTACGGGAAACCTTACAACTGCTACCCCCTATTGGGCGACACCGAGCGAAgaacacaaacgaacgaacgggatTGCCGAGAAGGTTGGTCAAGCCCCAGGCTGGCATAACCGCAAGAATCGGGGCAGGTTCGGATGTGGGGCACAACTGGGAAATATGATCCCGGGAATGCCCGTGCAGTAGCGGAAGTGTGGTGGCCTTCTCGAGCGTGCTTGGTGACTTATGGACGACGTCCTGACGATGAAAACAGTGCGGTTTTGAGTGGTGCAGTCGGTGCGTTCCGGCAGGTGACACGCTGTACGTCAAGTGACAAGGTGCACTCGTCAAGCCGACCGTGTCACGCACCACGGCTTAAAGGCAATTGTCGGTGTCAATTAACCCTTGAGTTTCGCTGCCAGTGCATTGAAtacgaaacggtggaaaacgcgagGTCGAGTGGaaatttgtttgcctttttccagCGACTACAGGAGCTGCAGCGCGCCTGGCGCTACCAAACGAATAGTTCGAATCCGAGATCCCGTCCAGCTTCTTCAGCACCCTTCACCGTTCGTACCGTACCGACGGTTCGCAAAGATTTCCTCGAGTgtgcgagcgcgtgtgtgtgcgagagcgtGTTTCGCTAGAAAATTGGGTGAAAATTGGGAGCCAGTTTCTCTGTTGTCTGCGGTGCGATTTGGTCGTTCGCGAGAGCAAAGGTTTTCCCACTTTTCCCGCATGGTGCAAGGCTAAAGaagagagggaaagagtgtgtgagagcgtTAAATGTACCCGAGAATTCGATGCTGACTTTTTTTCCCTATTATTTAATTGTAATTTGTTTCCATGCGAAACGGATGAGTGAGACCCAGTGAGTCCTCGTGGAAAGCGTGCGAGTGAGACGCTAAATGTGGAAAAGATGATGACGGTAGAGTGTCACTATGGACAACGTGACAGGGAGAAAGAGATGAAAAAGcaattggaaggaaaatagcACTGCAATCGAAGAGACTAATCTTATGCATCCATCAGAACATTATCCTTTTAGGAGGGCAATTTATTTCGTGCGATTTGTCACAAGCTCCCTTCCGTTGCTTTTGCTCCACACGTCCTCGAGCGACTCGTTGTTCAGCTTGGAAATCAAAATATCGTTTTCCTCACGGTGTCttcccgttttcccgaccgcTCGCACGATCGGCCGTCATTCGACCGATTtgtgataatttatttatttttccgacACTGGCTGGCGTCCCGCGCGGTGCAGCCCTCGCTGGTCGCCTGCTTTCGGCCTGCTTATTTTTAGGAATGACAAACTACTGCTACCACTACTACGAGGAGCGCAGCCACAACGTCTACTACCACTGCAACAGCAACTTCAGCAGCAATAATAATCGCTAATCATCTTCGCCGCGGCCGCTCTCGTGTGCTCGGAAACAATAGTGCGAACAGGCGCGTAGTGCAGTCGTGCGCGCATAGATGTATTTATTTGTTATagattaaatatttgaatttgaatagtTGCTAGATATGAATAGTATTGTTATACTGAGTTTATGGATACTTCTGCACATTAGCAATACATCTTGCCAAGGTGAGTCCTTTTACCTGTCATTGGTGTTGGCATATTAAGCAATATATTCCCCTGGGGCTTGTGGTCGAAGAGatttcaggaaaaaaaacggttgcacCTCAGTAAATGTTACACgaagcatacacacacccacccccaccggcGTTATAAATTCACCCCATATTTTTTCCGCAATTTGTTTGCGCCAAAGTGCACACTCATCCTTTAGGGCATGAAAAAGGCAATCCCCATGGGGACACTGAACGGGATCGAGTCCTGTGACGCTACGCATGAGTCGACAGGAGCCTCTCCATTAAAGCGAACCCCGGGATGAATGAAAGGATCGATTCGAGGGTGGACAGTAACGATGAGGCGTCGGGCGCAGGTAGTTAATTATTTGAGCAGAGGCAGTAAAAGGTGGcgttgaaaaaaagagagtaatAGGGGACCGAGCTAGAGCAACGGAGGGATCCAGAAGCACGGAAAACAAATGTCAGGAGGCCAATCGAGCGATCAGGAAGAGGAGCAGGGTAAACGAGTAGGGGTCGTGGGTGTCGCAAGGTGCAATCGAGGCAGTTGGCCTCACAGACCTCACCCTCACCGTTGCTAAGGCTGggacagaaacaaaacaagaaatgaGACACGGTGATCAGTGGAGCATAAACACTCGACTCTCTTCCTTcttgtactgctgctgctgccgctgctgctattgctgct
This window harbors:
- the LOC128730938 gene encoding enhancer of split mbeta protein-like translates to MDYANMVSESAGLNGKLSASLEPLSRTYQYRKVMKPMLERKRRARINRCLDELKELMVSALQSEGENVAKLEKADILELTVRHLHKLRRQQRLAANPVLDADRFRAGFTHAANEVSRCLASTPGVDIKLGTKLMTHLGHRLNDLDKVSPLTVHVESSSSGAGSVGPTRSPSASPPISPFSGASSASGDGPLGYAMPLTPQSYRSEESGLLAPSTTPSPDPSECEEQLHHHTGGLLKMQQSGESVWRPW